From the genome of Candidatus Reconcilbacillus cellulovorans:
GACGGGGATGCCGAACCGGACATCGATGGACGTCTGTTCCGAATTTGTCTGGTTTCGGTCGTTCTGTTCCGCGTCGGTCTGTTTGAAGCGGAACGATTCGGCGTTCCGGTCGAAGCGGTGGCGGCCGTCGGCGCGGGATGGCTGATCGCGGTGCGACAGTTTTACACGCGCGCCGACGCGCTGGACTGGGTGACCAAAACCCCGTGGCACATTTTCGTATTCGCGTTTTCCGTGCACGTCATCGTATCCGCGCTGGCCGGAATTGGTCTGGCCGACGGTCTCGTGCGCGCCCTCCGACCGATCGTCGCGCGAGGCGAATGGGAAGCGATCGCGACGATGGGCGTCCTGCTCACCGTCATGTCGAATCTGTTCAACAATTTGCCCGCGGTGATGCTGGGCACGGTGCTTTTGACCGAAATGGCGCCGGAACCCGACATCCTGCGCGTGGCGTACTTGGCGAACATTCTCGGCAGCGACGTCGGCGCGTTGCTGACGCCGATCGGAACGCTCGCCTCAATGCTCTGGATGTTTTTGCTTCGGCGTCATCGGATTCCTTTTTCGTGGAAATCTTATATGAAGATTTCTTCGGCGGTCGTTCCGTCGTCGCTGATGGTCGGATTGGTCGTCTTGTACGGATGGACGAGTTGGATTCATTGACTTTCTGAAAACGAAGGGAAAACGTGAAAACCATGAACGCATTGCTTGCTCCCTATCTGAAAACATGCGTCGAAATCGACATTTCCGGTCGGAAAATCCCGCTGTCCGGCATGCTCGTCGACGTCGGCTCCGATCTGCTCGTGCTGTTCGACCAAAGGGATTTTTTCTACGTTCCGCTCGTTCATCTTCGGGCGTTTCGGCGTACGCGGGACGATACCGGGGAGGAAAACCGGCAAGCCGTGCCGCGGGAACATGAAAACGGGTTGTCCTGCCGGCAGGCGCTCACGAACGCGATCGGCGTTTTTTGCGAAATTTACGTGACGGGCAACCAACCGTTGTACGGTTACGTCGTCAACGTCCTGAACGATTACTTCGTTTTCGACTCGCCAGTCCACAATACAGTGTTCGTCGCGATGCGTCATTTGAAATATCTCGCAGTGCCGTCCGCCGCGGACGCCTACGCCGTTTCCGCGTGGCGGGGACGAAAACGGTCGGCGCCGCCACCGGCGGTGAATTTGGCGAAGGTGTTCGACCAGCAAATCAAAAAATGCGAAGGACAATTCGTCGTTCTGAATCTCGGCGAACAGCCGGACAAAAGCGGGTATTTGCGCAAGGTGGAGTATCCGATGCTCGAACTGGTCGGCGGCAAAGGGGAGGCGTCGCTGCTGCACGCGGAGCACGTTCAGACCATTCAGTTGCCGTGACGCATGCGGGCACCGAACGGCACGGTCGCCGCGTGCTCACACACGGCTGCCGTGCCGGGCGGCGGGCTTCGCCCGCTCCGGATCGTCCGGCCACGCGTGTTTCGGATAGCGTCCCCGCAGCTCCCTGCGCACGTCGAAATAGGCGCCGCGCCAAAATCCGGCGAGGTCGCGCGTTACGTGAACCGGCCGGCCGGCCGGCGACAACAGGTGCAACGTCAGCGGCACCCGGCCGCGGGCGATACGCGGCGTTTCCGCGAGGCCGAACAGCTGCTGCACCCGGACGAACAGGGCGGGGGCCGACGGGTCGCCGTAATCGATCGCCGCACGAGAACCGTCTGGCAGGACGACGTGCGTCGGCGCGCACGCTTCGAGTTCGCGCCGTTGTTCCGGCGCAAGCAACGACGACAAAGCCGCGGCGACGTTCAGGCAACGCAAGTCGTCCGCACCGCGCATGCCGGCAAGATGCGGGCCAAGCCATGCCTCGAGCCGTTCGAGCAGCGCGTCGTCCGATACGTCCGGCCAGTCGGGTTCGTGCAGTCGCATGAACGCCATCCGACCGCGCAATTGGAGCGCCTGCTTCGTCCACGGCAAAATTCCCAGCCCTTCCGTGCGGATGCCGCGCGTAAGCGCCTCCTGCACGGCGCCGGGGTCCGGATCGGCGAACGGTTCCTCGCGCAAGACGATCTCTCCGAGCCGCAGGCGCCGCCGAGCCCGAACAGACCGCGAGGACCGGTCCCACTCGACGGCATGCTCGGTTTCGAGCCGGTCGCCGAAATGCCGCAACAGGTCGTCCTCCGACAGCGGCGCCGCGGCGAAGATGCGCGCGTCCGCCCCGCCGTCGTCCAATTCCGCCGCCACGATGTATGCCGAACGGGCGAGCGGGTCGTCCGCCGTTCGCGACAGCACGGCCCCGCGGCCGGAAGCGAGCAAAAATTTACCGTCCTGTCGGCGGCGGGCGATCCGGTCCGGGTAGGCGAACGCCAAAAGCAGCCCGCAGGCGTCCGTCCCGGCGCCGGCCGTTTCGACGGCACCGACGGCATCTTTCCCGATCGCGTCGGACACGAACGAAAGCCGCTGCAACAGCCGGTCCGACCGCTCCGCGATCCGCCTACGAATCGCCGGATCGAACCCGCCAGCGCGGTAAGCTTCCAGCCGGGAACGGACGTCGACGGCAGCGTCTCCGCCGCCCCATCGAGACCCGCCGAGGAATCCGTCGAGAGACCCATTGCGGAATCCGCCGGTCTCCTCTATCATCGCCGCCAGTTCGCACGCCGTCCGCGCCAAGCCGAGCGGAACCGCGCGCAACATCATATGGGCAAGGCGCGGATGAACGCCGAGTTCGGCCATGGCTCGCCCGCGCTCCGTTAGGAGGCCGTCCGGACCGATCGCCCCGAGTTCCCGGAGCAGCCGTCTCGCCTGCCGGAACGCGGCGTCCGGCGGCGGATCCAGCCACCGCAATTCCGCCGGATCG
Proteins encoded in this window:
- a CDS encoding ATP-dependent helicase HrpB: MLPVETVLPELRRALASAGAAVLTAPPGAGKTTLVPLALLDEPWLGGRRVLMLEPRRLAARTAARRMADMLGERIGDTVGYRMRSETKVGPRTRVEVVTEGVLTRLLRADPTLEGYGIVIFDEFHERSLEADLGLALCLDIRSKLRDDLRILVMSATLQGGPVSALLGGAPVIVCEGRSYPVETFYLDRPVTADEFETAVARAIGRAWNLHGGDMLVFLPGAREIRRVSDLLRDADWSREALIVPLHGSLPQKDQDAALAPPPPGKRKIVLATSVAETSITVEGIRVVVDGGRMRVPRFSPRTGLTRLETVPVSRASAEQRRGRAGRTAPGVCYRLWTRTEDDMLAPDRDPEIVSSDLASLALELAAWGTADPAELRWLDPPPDAAFRQARRLLRELGAIGPDGLLTERGRAMAELGVHPRLAHMMLRAVPLGLARTACELAAMIEETGGFRNGSLDGFLGGSRWGGGDAAVDVRSRLEAYRAGGFDPAIRRRIAERSDRLLQRLSFVSDAIGKDAVGAVETAGAGTDACGLLLAFAYPDRIARRRQDGKFLLASGRGAVLSRTADDPLARSAYIVAAELDDGGADARIFAAAPLSEDDLLRHFGDRLETEHAVEWDRSSRSVRARRRLRLGEIVLREEPFADPDPGAVQEALTRGIRTEGLGILPWTKQALQLRGRMAFMRLHEPDWPDVSDDALLERLEAWLGPHLAGMRGADDLRCLNVAAALSSLLAPEQRRELEACAPTHVVLPDGSRAAIDYGDPSAPALFVRVQQLFGLAETPRIARGRVPLTLHLLSPAGRPVHVTRDLAGFWRGAYFDVRRELRGRYPKHAWPDDPERAKPAARHGSRV